A region from the Nymphalis io chromosome 9, ilAglIoxx1.1, whole genome shotgun sequence genome encodes:
- the LOC126770501 gene encoding caskin-1 isoform X4 has protein sequence MVLLNSNMKINVGGMSRGGSGTGKTATAKRVPPPAVPGDAFGTPQHRHSGSSFGSQGYASCEEQAYPQPPDTPSHTRDDHSDYGSTVSGVSGVSGASGSLGKSPAGGGTFTFPPPTQPLTHKAAVYYHHQLALSDDQGIDMTQSPGRDSPGSSSGSAGSGSRHSSASLDSGRASGRMPHHHHAACHCGDTVDRVRAMIAQGLPDPDIIHAWLADLQMEEYARLFIEAGYDLPTVTRMTPEDLTAVGIKKPNHRKRLKAELANLNVPDNLPDYIPGSLEEWLRLLRLEEYGPALVAQGYRTVHDVTQLAWEDLEDMGIVRLGHQKKILLAIKRVKDIRAGKRSISSQGSIDFTRISGQKDLYPREHYQPWERHARSYHKPPDLKFDALPTPLCGTDLVPIQIRHPRGKSLESLEDPSERASHTTFSPEAGLYYGGQWRRSYDDGDITPTNDSSYEGGGTLPRPRGLVRPRPVAKIQATPAYRDKSPDYTYDEIAYSARLQRVAYGASPHVARKPPPEPPKRQSSQYAPFTRFGQTTVEIHPEKSLPLSLPAYPSSDSLSVSLDSTGLLPPPPAPSSPPRRYDDDKLRTGSDASFKSSSSTESDSIPFANENAGTIKQNRGQIAGRPHTVDYGRAGIPLANLPRNPDKSNPLPEHKEENKSSEPVDVLNDIGNMLANLTDELDAMLEEEKRQGLADS, from the exons TGGGCGGCATGTCCCGCGGTGGTAGCGGCACCGGTAAGACGGCGACTGCGAAGCGCGTGCCGCCGCCGGCTGTACCCGGAGACGCGTTCGGCACACCACAGCACAGACACTCTGGATCTAGTTTTGGATCTCAAGGTTACGCGTCCTGCGAGGAACAGGCCTATCCTCAGCCACCTGACACACCTTCACATACCAGAG ATGACCATTCAGACTATGGCAGCACAGTATCAGGCGTGTCAGGAGTGTCGGGAGCAAGTGGAAGCTTGGGCAAGAGTCCAGCAGGTGGAGGAACCTTCACCTTCCCGCCACCCACACAACCTCTCACACATAAAGCAGCTGTTTACTATCACCACCAGCTAGCGCTGAGTGATGATCAGGGAATAGATATGACACAG aGTCCCGGCCGTGACAGTCCAGGCTCATCGTCAGGATCAGCGGGTTCGGGATCTAGGCACTCTTCAGCGTCATTAGACAGCGGGAGAGCATCGGGTCGTATGCCTCATCATCACCATGCTGCATGTCACTGTGGCGACACCGTAGACAGAGTTCGTGCTATGATCGCACAAGGACTACCT GATCCAGATATAATTCACGCTTGGTTAGCCGACTTACAAATGGAGGAATACGCTAGACTCTTCATAGAAGCAGGTTACGATCTACCAACTGTTACAAGAATGACACCCGAAGATCTGACGGCAGTTGGCATCAAGAAACCAAATCATCGCAAGAGATTAAAGGCTGAACTCGCAAATTTAAACGTACCGGACAATTTACCAGACTACATTCCG ggTTCACTAGAAGAATGGCTCCGTCTACTGAGGTTGGAAGAATACGGTCCCGCCCTCGTGGCTCAAGGTTACCGAACCGTCCACGACGTGACACAACTGGCTTGGGAG GATTTAGAGGATATGGGTATAGTTCGCCTCGGTCACCAGAAGAAGATCCTGTTAGCTATAAAAAGAGTGAAGGATATAAGAGCTGGAAAACGGAGTATTAGTAGCCAGGGATCGATCGACTTCACGCGAATATCAGGACAG AAGGATTTATATCCGAGGGAGCATTACCAGCCCTGGGAGAGACACGCGAGAAGTTACCATAAACCCCCCGATCTAAAGTTTGACGCCCTACCAACGCCCCTATGTGGCACAGACTTGGTCCCCATCCAG ATACGTCATCCACGCGGTAAATCACTTGAGAGTCTGGAAGACCCTTCGGAGAGAGCATCGCATACGACATTTTCGCCCGAAGCCGGGCTTTACTATGGAGGTCAATGGCGACGTTCCTACGACGACGGAGATATAACTCCAACAAATGACAGCTCCTACGAAGGCGGAGGTACCCTACCTCGCCCGAGAGGATTAGTTAGACCACGACCGGTAGCAAAAATCCAAGCGACACCGGCATACAGAGATAAATCTCCTGATTACACGTACGACGAAATCGCGTACTCGGCGAGACTTCAACGCGTCGCGTATGGAGCGAGCCCCCACGTTGCCAGGAAGCCTCCGCCGGAGCCCCCGAAAAGGCAGAGCTCACAATACGCTCCGTTTACCAGATTCGGGCAGACCACAGTAGAAATACATCCGGAAAAGAGCCTCCCACTCAGCCTACCGGCGTACCCGAGCTCGGACTCGCTGAGCGTGTCGCTGGACAGCACGGGGCTGctgccgccgccgcccgcgccctcCTCCCCGCCGCGCCGCTACGACGACGACAAGCTGCGGACCGGCTCCGACGCCAGCTTCAAG TCAAGTTCGAGCACCGAATCGGATAGCATTCCATTTGCAAATGAAAACGCAGGAACTATAAAACAGAATCGGGGTCAGATAGCGGGGCGTCCCCACACCGTCGACTATGGCCGGGCGGGGATCCCCCTCGCCAACCTGCCGAGGAACCCCGACAAGTCCAACCCCCTACCGGAGCACAAGGAAGAGAACAAAAGTTCAGAACCCGTAGACGTCCTCAACGACATCGGCAACATGCTCGCTAATCTCACGGACGAGTTGGACGCTATGTTAGAAGAAGAGAAACGTCAAGGCCTGGCCGATTCCTAA
- the LOC126770501 gene encoding caskin-1 isoform X6, with amino-acid sequence MIFGVGGMSRGGSGTGKTATAKRVPPPAVPGDAFGTPQHRHSGSSFGSQGYASCEEQAYPQPPDTPSHTRDDHSDYGSTVSGVSGVSGASGSLGKSPAGGGTFTFPPPTQPLTHKAAVYYHHQLALSDDQGIDMTQSPGRDSPGSSSGSAGSGSRHSSASLDSGRASGRMPHHHHAACHCGDTVDRVRAMIAQGLPDPDIIHAWLADLQMEEYARLFIEAGYDLPTVTRMTPEDLTAVGIKKPNHRKRLKAELANLNVPDNLPDYIPGSLEEWLRLLRLEEYGPALVAQGYRTVHDVTQLAWEDLEDMGIVRLGHQKKILLAIKRVKDIRAGKRSISSQGSIDFTRISGQKDLYPREHYQPWERHARSYHKPPDLKFDALPTPLCGTDLVPIQIRHPRGKSLESLEDPSERASHTTFSPEAGLYYGGQWRRSYDDGDITPTNDSSYEGGGTLPRPRGLVRPRPVAKIQATPAYRDKSPDYTYDEIAYSARLQRVAYGASPHVARKPPPEPPKRQSSQYAPFTRFGQTTVEIHPEKSLPLSLPAYPSSDSLSVSLDSTGLLPPPPAPSSPPRRYDDDKLRTGSDASFKSSSSTESDSIPFANENAGTIKQNRGQIAGRPHTVDYGRAGIPLANLPRNPDKSNPLPEHKEENKSSEPVDVLNDIGNMLANLTDELDAMLEEEKRQGLADS; translated from the exons TGGGCGGCATGTCCCGCGGTGGTAGCGGCACCGGTAAGACGGCGACTGCGAAGCGCGTGCCGCCGCCGGCTGTACCCGGAGACGCGTTCGGCACACCACAGCACAGACACTCTGGATCTAGTTTTGGATCTCAAGGTTACGCGTCCTGCGAGGAACAGGCCTATCCTCAGCCACCTGACACACCTTCACATACCAGAG ATGACCATTCAGACTATGGCAGCACAGTATCAGGCGTGTCAGGAGTGTCGGGAGCAAGTGGAAGCTTGGGCAAGAGTCCAGCAGGTGGAGGAACCTTCACCTTCCCGCCACCCACACAACCTCTCACACATAAAGCAGCTGTTTACTATCACCACCAGCTAGCGCTGAGTGATGATCAGGGAATAGATATGACACAG aGTCCCGGCCGTGACAGTCCAGGCTCATCGTCAGGATCAGCGGGTTCGGGATCTAGGCACTCTTCAGCGTCATTAGACAGCGGGAGAGCATCGGGTCGTATGCCTCATCATCACCATGCTGCATGTCACTGTGGCGACACCGTAGACAGAGTTCGTGCTATGATCGCACAAGGACTACCT GATCCAGATATAATTCACGCTTGGTTAGCCGACTTACAAATGGAGGAATACGCTAGACTCTTCATAGAAGCAGGTTACGATCTACCAACTGTTACAAGAATGACACCCGAAGATCTGACGGCAGTTGGCATCAAGAAACCAAATCATCGCAAGAGATTAAAGGCTGAACTCGCAAATTTAAACGTACCGGACAATTTACCAGACTACATTCCG ggTTCACTAGAAGAATGGCTCCGTCTACTGAGGTTGGAAGAATACGGTCCCGCCCTCGTGGCTCAAGGTTACCGAACCGTCCACGACGTGACACAACTGGCTTGGGAG GATTTAGAGGATATGGGTATAGTTCGCCTCGGTCACCAGAAGAAGATCCTGTTAGCTATAAAAAGAGTGAAGGATATAAGAGCTGGAAAACGGAGTATTAGTAGCCAGGGATCGATCGACTTCACGCGAATATCAGGACAG AAGGATTTATATCCGAGGGAGCATTACCAGCCCTGGGAGAGACACGCGAGAAGTTACCATAAACCCCCCGATCTAAAGTTTGACGCCCTACCAACGCCCCTATGTGGCACAGACTTGGTCCCCATCCAG ATACGTCATCCACGCGGTAAATCACTTGAGAGTCTGGAAGACCCTTCGGAGAGAGCATCGCATACGACATTTTCGCCCGAAGCCGGGCTTTACTATGGAGGTCAATGGCGACGTTCCTACGACGACGGAGATATAACTCCAACAAATGACAGCTCCTACGAAGGCGGAGGTACCCTACCTCGCCCGAGAGGATTAGTTAGACCACGACCGGTAGCAAAAATCCAAGCGACACCGGCATACAGAGATAAATCTCCTGATTACACGTACGACGAAATCGCGTACTCGGCGAGACTTCAACGCGTCGCGTATGGAGCGAGCCCCCACGTTGCCAGGAAGCCTCCGCCGGAGCCCCCGAAAAGGCAGAGCTCACAATACGCTCCGTTTACCAGATTCGGGCAGACCACAGTAGAAATACATCCGGAAAAGAGCCTCCCACTCAGCCTACCGGCGTACCCGAGCTCGGACTCGCTGAGCGTGTCGCTGGACAGCACGGGGCTGctgccgccgccgcccgcgccctcCTCCCCGCCGCGCCGCTACGACGACGACAAGCTGCGGACCGGCTCCGACGCCAGCTTCAAG TCAAGTTCGAGCACCGAATCGGATAGCATTCCATTTGCAAATGAAAACGCAGGAACTATAAAACAGAATCGGGGTCAGATAGCGGGGCGTCCCCACACCGTCGACTATGGCCGGGCGGGGATCCCCCTCGCCAACCTGCCGAGGAACCCCGACAAGTCCAACCCCCTACCGGAGCACAAGGAAGAGAACAAAAGTTCAGAACCCGTAGACGTCCTCAACGACATCGGCAACATGCTCGCTAATCTCACGGACGAGTTGGACGCTATGTTAGAAGAAGAGAAACGTCAAGGCCTGGCCGATTCCTAA
- the LOC126770501 gene encoding caskin-1 isoform X5 has product MRKINVGGMSRGGSGTGKTATAKRVPPPAVPGDAFGTPQHRHSGSSFGSQGYASCEEQAYPQPPDTPSHTRDDHSDYGSTVSGVSGVSGASGSLGKSPAGGGTFTFPPPTQPLTHKAAVYYHHQLALSDDQGIDMTQSPGRDSPGSSSGSAGSGSRHSSASLDSGRASGRMPHHHHAACHCGDTVDRVRAMIAQGLPDPDIIHAWLADLQMEEYARLFIEAGYDLPTVTRMTPEDLTAVGIKKPNHRKRLKAELANLNVPDNLPDYIPGSLEEWLRLLRLEEYGPALVAQGYRTVHDVTQLAWEDLEDMGIVRLGHQKKILLAIKRVKDIRAGKRSISSQGSIDFTRISGQKDLYPREHYQPWERHARSYHKPPDLKFDALPTPLCGTDLVPIQIRHPRGKSLESLEDPSERASHTTFSPEAGLYYGGQWRRSYDDGDITPTNDSSYEGGGTLPRPRGLVRPRPVAKIQATPAYRDKSPDYTYDEIAYSARLQRVAYGASPHVARKPPPEPPKRQSSQYAPFTRFGQTTVEIHPEKSLPLSLPAYPSSDSLSVSLDSTGLLPPPPAPSSPPRRYDDDKLRTGSDASFKSSSSTESDSIPFANENAGTIKQNRGQIAGRPHTVDYGRAGIPLANLPRNPDKSNPLPEHKEENKSSEPVDVLNDIGNMLANLTDELDAMLEEEKRQGLADS; this is encoded by the exons TGGGCGGCATGTCCCGCGGTGGTAGCGGCACCGGTAAGACGGCGACTGCGAAGCGCGTGCCGCCGCCGGCTGTACCCGGAGACGCGTTCGGCACACCACAGCACAGACACTCTGGATCTAGTTTTGGATCTCAAGGTTACGCGTCCTGCGAGGAACAGGCCTATCCTCAGCCACCTGACACACCTTCACATACCAGAG ATGACCATTCAGACTATGGCAGCACAGTATCAGGCGTGTCAGGAGTGTCGGGAGCAAGTGGAAGCTTGGGCAAGAGTCCAGCAGGTGGAGGAACCTTCACCTTCCCGCCACCCACACAACCTCTCACACATAAAGCAGCTGTTTACTATCACCACCAGCTAGCGCTGAGTGATGATCAGGGAATAGATATGACACAG aGTCCCGGCCGTGACAGTCCAGGCTCATCGTCAGGATCAGCGGGTTCGGGATCTAGGCACTCTTCAGCGTCATTAGACAGCGGGAGAGCATCGGGTCGTATGCCTCATCATCACCATGCTGCATGTCACTGTGGCGACACCGTAGACAGAGTTCGTGCTATGATCGCACAAGGACTACCT GATCCAGATATAATTCACGCTTGGTTAGCCGACTTACAAATGGAGGAATACGCTAGACTCTTCATAGAAGCAGGTTACGATCTACCAACTGTTACAAGAATGACACCCGAAGATCTGACGGCAGTTGGCATCAAGAAACCAAATCATCGCAAGAGATTAAAGGCTGAACTCGCAAATTTAAACGTACCGGACAATTTACCAGACTACATTCCG ggTTCACTAGAAGAATGGCTCCGTCTACTGAGGTTGGAAGAATACGGTCCCGCCCTCGTGGCTCAAGGTTACCGAACCGTCCACGACGTGACACAACTGGCTTGGGAG GATTTAGAGGATATGGGTATAGTTCGCCTCGGTCACCAGAAGAAGATCCTGTTAGCTATAAAAAGAGTGAAGGATATAAGAGCTGGAAAACGGAGTATTAGTAGCCAGGGATCGATCGACTTCACGCGAATATCAGGACAG AAGGATTTATATCCGAGGGAGCATTACCAGCCCTGGGAGAGACACGCGAGAAGTTACCATAAACCCCCCGATCTAAAGTTTGACGCCCTACCAACGCCCCTATGTGGCACAGACTTGGTCCCCATCCAG ATACGTCATCCACGCGGTAAATCACTTGAGAGTCTGGAAGACCCTTCGGAGAGAGCATCGCATACGACATTTTCGCCCGAAGCCGGGCTTTACTATGGAGGTCAATGGCGACGTTCCTACGACGACGGAGATATAACTCCAACAAATGACAGCTCCTACGAAGGCGGAGGTACCCTACCTCGCCCGAGAGGATTAGTTAGACCACGACCGGTAGCAAAAATCCAAGCGACACCGGCATACAGAGATAAATCTCCTGATTACACGTACGACGAAATCGCGTACTCGGCGAGACTTCAACGCGTCGCGTATGGAGCGAGCCCCCACGTTGCCAGGAAGCCTCCGCCGGAGCCCCCGAAAAGGCAGAGCTCACAATACGCTCCGTTTACCAGATTCGGGCAGACCACAGTAGAAATACATCCGGAAAAGAGCCTCCCACTCAGCCTACCGGCGTACCCGAGCTCGGACTCGCTGAGCGTGTCGCTGGACAGCACGGGGCTGctgccgccgccgcccgcgccctcCTCCCCGCCGCGCCGCTACGACGACGACAAGCTGCGGACCGGCTCCGACGCCAGCTTCAAG TCAAGTTCGAGCACCGAATCGGATAGCATTCCATTTGCAAATGAAAACGCAGGAACTATAAAACAGAATCGGGGTCAGATAGCGGGGCGTCCCCACACCGTCGACTATGGCCGGGCGGGGATCCCCCTCGCCAACCTGCCGAGGAACCCCGACAAGTCCAACCCCCTACCGGAGCACAAGGAAGAGAACAAAAGTTCAGAACCCGTAGACGTCCTCAACGACATCGGCAACATGCTCGCTAATCTCACGGACGAGTTGGACGCTATGTTAGAAGAAGAGAAACGTCAAGGCCTGGCCGATTCCTAA